In Chitinophaga sp. HK235, a single window of DNA contains:
- a CDS encoding TonB-dependent receptor, producing MLRFLSGAALLCLALSNLNAQTPESTPVKVTGKVADAVSGKPVEYASVVLLQQTDSSMVTGMYTTPAGTFAFNSVTPGIYVLRITFMGYDKLEKAIRVTAGKNAFAGTLRLQAAGKVLNAVEIKAEKPAFSMQIDRQVFDAGSMINAEGGTGTDILKNIPSVDVDIDDNVTLRGKSVTIYVDGKPSPFGDAKTALQMIPAESIDRVEVINNPSAKFEAQGGGGIINIVLKKDKAIGYNVMFNAGVATRGQVNGSANASLRMRRFNFFGNYNGRYESIGGSGYSFRQNLVPDSSHTTFFSQDSRNNNSNGNNGGRFGFDYFLDDHNTFTIAEGINHNFGKNEDNIFLNYLNENRESIRDGNRNNTSRNDGYNNNTSLNYKHTFKKPNQELTAYVSYSGNRSASNSDYRTQYRKAGIDTLANPNWQQNTGKNGNRFWNIQSDYTMPFGKKGKLEAGVKSTLRHISNDYTAMLYNWDLQTFKKSNQLSNQYDYEEDIHAGYLNFANAIGNLGYQIGIRAEQSYLKGYSFTRDTTVDNKFFNLFPSVFLKYNMPKNQNQSLVFNYSTRIDRPNFDQLLPYFNNSDPQNIRIGNPELKPALSHKFEMSYSVYYPKSNNYFSTSTYYAQTNDNIDRISTLDTVTGITTTKPMNLATQQNIGGNVSYSLNLFKWWKVNANLNLEYNKLTSVTVSNENFSYGLNANTQFRLPSRYSIELSGHYRSPRIQPQGTFRAMNGIDLGVRKEVLKNKALVIALNISDLLNTQQYSSHYETPVFIQDYERKRATRFIRINVRYRFGKMDPNLFKKKKVQPEEEEKPEEKEEEKPKEKGRL from the coding sequence ATGCTAAGATTTCTTTCAGGGGCAGCCCTGCTTTGCCTCGCCTTGTCTAACCTGAACGCACAAACGCCGGAATCCACTCCTGTGAAAGTAACCGGTAAAGTAGCGGATGCAGTAAGCGGGAAACCCGTGGAATATGCCTCCGTGGTATTACTGCAGCAAACCGATTCCTCCATGGTTACCGGTATGTACACCACACCAGCCGGCACCTTCGCCTTCAACAGTGTAACACCGGGCATATATGTGCTCCGTATCACTTTTATGGGCTATGACAAACTGGAGAAAGCCATCCGGGTGACAGCCGGTAAAAATGCTTTTGCCGGCACCCTGCGCCTGCAGGCAGCCGGTAAAGTGCTGAATGCGGTAGAGATAAAAGCGGAAAAACCAGCCTTCTCCATGCAGATAGACCGGCAGGTGTTTGATGCCGGCAGCATGATCAATGCAGAAGGCGGTACCGGTACCGATATTCTCAAAAACATACCCAGCGTAGATGTAGACATAGACGACAATGTAACCCTTCGCGGCAAAAGCGTCACTATCTATGTAGATGGCAAACCCTCTCCTTTTGGTGATGCTAAAACAGCCCTGCAGATGATTCCGGCAGAAAGTATCGACCGCGTGGAGGTGATCAACAACCCTTCCGCCAAATTCGAAGCCCAGGGCGGCGGAGGCATTATCAATATCGTCCTGAAAAAAGATAAGGCTATCGGCTACAACGTGATGTTTAATGCCGGCGTGGCCACCCGCGGGCAGGTCAACGGTAGTGCCAACGCCAGCCTGCGTATGCGCCGCTTCAACTTCTTCGGCAACTACAACGGCCGCTACGAATCCATCGGCGGCAGCGGTTACAGCTTCCGCCAAAACCTCGTTCCCGATAGCAGCCATACCACCTTCTTCTCCCAGGACAGCCGTAACAACAACAGCAACGGCAACAACGGCGGCCGCTTCGGCTTCGACTACTTCCTCGACGACCACAATACCTTCACCATCGCGGAAGGCATCAACCATAATTTCGGCAAAAATGAAGACAACATTTTCCTGAATTATCTCAATGAAAACCGCGAAAGCATCCGCGACGGCAACCGCAACAATACCAGCCGCAACGATGGCTATAACAACAATACCAGCCTGAACTACAAACATACTTTCAAAAAGCCCAACCAGGAGCTGACCGCCTATGTCAGCTACAGTGGCAACCGCTCCGCCAGCAACAGCGACTACCGCACCCAGTACCGCAAAGCTGGTATCGATACGCTCGCCAATCCCAACTGGCAGCAGAATACCGGCAAAAACGGCAACCGTTTCTGGAACATTCAGTCAGACTATACCATGCCCTTCGGCAAAAAAGGCAAGCTGGAAGCCGGCGTCAAAAGCACCCTGCGACATATCAGTAACGACTATACGGCCATGCTCTACAACTGGGACCTCCAGACATTCAAAAAAAGTAACCAGCTGTCTAACCAGTACGATTACGAAGAAGATATCCATGCAGGCTACCTCAATTTTGCCAATGCCATTGGCAATCTGGGTTACCAGATAGGTATCAGGGCCGAACAGTCCTATCTCAAAGGTTATTCCTTTACCCGGGACACAACGGTAGACAACAAATTCTTCAACCTGTTTCCCAGCGTGTTCCTCAAATACAATATGCCTAAAAACCAGAACCAGAGCCTGGTATTCAACTATTCTACCCGTATAGACCGACCCAACTTCGATCAGCTGCTGCCTTATTTCAACAACTCCGATCCCCAGAACATCCGTATTGGCAATCCGGAGCTGAAACCGGCGTTGTCGCATAAGTTTGAAATGAGTTATTCCGTCTATTATCCCAAGTCCAACAACTATTTCAGCACCAGTACCTACTATGCGCAAACCAACGACAATATAGACCGTATCAGTACCCTGGACACTGTTACCGGCATCACTACTACCAAACCCATGAACCTCGCCACCCAGCAAAATATCGGGGGCAATGTATCATACAGCCTTAATCTGTTTAAATGGTGGAAGGTGAATGCCAACCTGAACCTGGAATATAACAAACTCACCAGTGTTACTGTCAGCAATGAAAACTTCAGCTATGGTCTCAACGCCAACACACAGTTCCGCCTGCCTTCCCGGTACAGTATCGAGTTGAGTGGTCATTACCGTTCGCCGCGGATACAGCCGCAGGGCACCTTCCGGGCCATGAACGGCATAGACCTGGGTGTAAGGAAGGAAGTGCTGAAAAACAAGGCGCTGGTAATCGCCCTTAATATTTCAGACCTACTGAATACCCAGCAGTATAGTTCCCATTATGAAACACCGGTGTTTATTCAGGACTATGAGCGCAAGCGTGCCACCCGTTTCATCCGTATTAATGTGCGGTACCGCTTTGGTAAAATGGACCCTAATCTGTTTAAGAAAAAGAAAGTGCAGCCCGAAGAAGAAGAGAAACCGGAAGAGAAGGAAGAGGAAAAACCTAAAGAAAAAGGAAGATTGTAA
- a CDS encoding outer membrane beta-barrel family protein encodes MKKRYLFLAGFLMWQIQTFAQAPANGRPSAAQNAPNGKNRPDMPQIGRLYGKLIDASSGKPIPYASVALLRQRDSSVVTGMLTKTNGEFNLEGLPFGPLIVRINFMGYTALQKKVTITPQTTEQDLGNIKMQPNVKTLQSVEITGQKSAFTMGIDKKVFNVDRNLTSVGGTATDVLKNIPSVNVDLDGNVSVRNAAPNIFVDGKPSTLTLDQIPADAIESVELVTNPSARYDAEGMSGILNIVLKKNKKAGFNGSIQGGIGTGNKYNGGGNINIRQGKFNVFANYNINANQTWGEGTTSRSNFRSGTVADTNYLLQNSNSKSKPLFQFGRFGLDYSLDNRNTISLSQNIVAGNFNNYEDLLSTFSDTHHNITGKSDRQNNNKFGFRNYTTALGFKHTYAKPNKEWSADLNYNRSSNNRNGDYLTQALNPQGIALGQPMFQTNNTAGKTTFITIQTDYTNPVGKNGKLEAGAKVTLRDYTSDYEVFDKDTLNNVMVPNTVLSTSYKYNEEIYAGYANFSNTMGNFGYQAGLRIEQYVYAGENQGIHYKPTKAVPGFFPSIYLSQKLKKDQELQLNYSRRVNRPNFFQLIPYRDYSDPQNQREGNPNLKPEYTNSMEFSYVKNWKNSNLLASVYFRNTNNMISTITTPIGADTLLTQFINANRSNSYGAEITMKNQVVKGWDLTSNVNLYQTDMKVSTKDQHFNNSGFSWLAKINSETKLPANFTVQISGTYQAPTIALPSSGGGGGGGGRGGGGGGFMMIPSSSQGTIKGFSTVDVAVRKDFLKNKAASLTLSLSDVFNTRQYELNQVTPAFTQDYIRKRESRILKLNFSYRFGKFDTALFKKKKSQNNNDMQMGDPMQSF; translated from the coding sequence ATGAAAAAACGCTACCTGTTTCTTGCAGGCTTTTTAATGTGGCAAATACAGACCTTTGCCCAGGCTCCCGCAAACGGAAGACCATCAGCAGCGCAAAACGCGCCCAATGGGAAAAACCGGCCTGATATGCCGCAGATAGGCAGACTTTACGGTAAACTCATCGATGCTTCCAGTGGCAAACCCATTCCTTACGCTTCCGTAGCCCTGCTGCGGCAACGTGACTCCTCCGTGGTAACCGGCATGCTCACCAAAACAAATGGTGAGTTTAACCTGGAAGGTCTCCCTTTCGGCCCTTTAATTGTCCGCATCAATTTTATGGGCTATACCGCACTACAGAAAAAAGTGACCATCACACCACAGACCACCGAACAGGACCTGGGCAACATTAAAATGCAGCCCAACGTGAAAACACTGCAGAGTGTGGAAATAACCGGTCAGAAAAGCGCCTTTACCATGGGCATCGACAAAAAGGTGTTCAACGTAGACCGTAACCTCACCAGCGTAGGCGGCACCGCCACCGACGTACTGAAAAATATTCCTTCCGTCAATGTGGACCTCGACGGCAACGTCAGCGTACGCAATGCGGCACCCAACATCTTTGTAGACGGCAAACCCTCTACCCTCACCCTCGACCAGATCCCCGCAGACGCCATCGAAAGTGTGGAACTCGTCACCAATCCCTCCGCACGATACGATGCGGAAGGCATGTCCGGTATCCTCAACATTGTACTCAAGAAAAACAAAAAAGCCGGCTTCAACGGCTCCATACAAGGTGGTATCGGTACCGGCAACAAATACAACGGCGGTGGCAATATCAACATCCGCCAGGGTAAATTCAATGTATTCGCCAACTACAACATCAACGCCAATCAAACCTGGGGCGAAGGCACCACCTCCCGCAGCAACTTCAGAAGCGGCACCGTGGCCGACACCAACTACCTGCTGCAAAACAGCAACAGCAAAAGCAAACCGCTGTTCCAGTTCGGCCGCTTCGGTCTCGACTACTCCCTGGACAATCGTAATACCATCTCCCTGTCACAAAACATTGTAGCAGGCAACTTCAACAACTATGAAGACCTGCTCAGCACTTTTTCTGACACACATCATAACATCACCGGTAAAAGCGACCGTCAGAACAACAACAAGTTCGGCTTCCGCAACTATACTACCGCGCTGGGTTTTAAGCATACTTATGCCAAACCCAACAAAGAATGGTCTGCCGATTTAAACTACAACAGAAGCTCCAACAACCGTAACGGTGATTACCTCACCCAGGCCCTGAATCCCCAGGGTATTGCATTAGGGCAGCCTATGTTCCAGACCAACAATACCGCCGGCAAAACCACTTTCATCACCATACAAACTGATTACACCAATCCGGTAGGTAAAAACGGTAAACTGGAAGCCGGTGCTAAAGTCACGCTGCGCGACTACACCAGCGATTATGAGGTATTCGATAAAGACACCCTCAACAATGTGATGGTGCCTAACACCGTGCTGTCTACCAGCTACAAATACAACGAAGAGATTTACGCCGGCTATGCCAATTTCTCCAATACCATGGGCAATTTCGGCTACCAGGCCGGTCTGCGTATCGAACAATACGTATATGCCGGAGAAAACCAGGGCATCCATTACAAGCCCACCAAAGCTGTTCCCGGTTTCTTTCCCAGCATATACCTCTCCCAGAAACTGAAGAAAGATCAGGAGCTGCAGCTCAACTATTCCCGCCGGGTAAACAGGCCCAACTTCTTCCAGCTGATTCCCTATCGCGACTACAGCGATCCGCAAAACCAGCGGGAAGGCAATCCTAACCTGAAGCCGGAGTATACCAACAGCATGGAGTTTTCCTACGTGAAAAACTGGAAAAACAGCAACCTCCTCGCCAGCGTTTATTTCCGCAATACCAACAATATGATCTCCACCATTACCACGCCTATCGGTGCTGACACACTGCTGACGCAGTTTATCAACGCCAACAGAAGCAACTCCTATGGTGCCGAGATCACGATGAAAAACCAGGTGGTAAAAGGATGGGACCTCACGTCCAACGTGAACCTGTACCAGACTGATATGAAAGTCAGCACCAAAGATCAGCACTTCAACAACAGTGGTTTCAGCTGGCTGGCGAAGATCAATTCAGAAACAAAACTGCCTGCCAATTTCACTGTACAGATCAGTGGTACTTATCAGGCACCTACCATTGCACTGCCTTCTTCCGGCGGTGGCGGCGGCGGTGGTGGCCGTGGTGGCGGAGGCGGTGGTTTCATGATGATACCCAGCTCCTCACAAGGCACCATCAAAGGTTTCAGCACGGTAGATGTAGCTGTCCGCAAAGACTTCCTGAAAAACAAAGCAGCATCGCTCACCCTGAGCCTGTCTGATGTTTTCAACACCCGGCAGTATGAGTTGAACCAGGTAACACCGGCTTTTACACAGGATTATATCCGTAAAAGAGAATCCCGTATCCTGAAACTCAACTTCAGCTACCGCTTTGGTAAGTTTGACACAGCCCTGTTTAAAAAGAAAAAATCACAAAACAACAACGACATGCAGATGGGCGACCCTATGCAGAGTTTCTAA
- a CDS encoding DUF445 domain-containing protein yields MYIIFIPIVTAFLGWLINTIAVNILFRRILPAKKQELANKLGAFAGNQLFSFETLKTKLTDPEKIKSIIPLVEAHLDTFLREKLPKAMPVLSMFIGDSIVNQIKSHLVAELDTLFPVMINQYLDNVEKDLDLEKMISDKISSISSEQLQAISQQFLHREMRMFKLLGAFTGLVSGIVAVAAMCCR; encoded by the coding sequence ATGTATATCATCTTTATTCCCATTGTAACTGCTTTCCTGGGCTGGCTCATTAATACAATCGCCGTTAATATTCTTTTCCGCCGTATCCTGCCGGCCAAAAAACAGGAACTGGCCAATAAGCTGGGTGCCTTCGCCGGTAATCAGCTCTTTTCCTTCGAAACACTCAAAACCAAACTCACCGACCCCGAAAAAATCAAAAGCATTATTCCGCTGGTGGAAGCACATCTCGATACCTTCCTCCGGGAAAAACTGCCCAAAGCCATGCCCGTACTCTCCATGTTCATCGGCGACAGCATCGTGAACCAGATCAAATCACACCTGGTAGCCGAACTGGATACCCTCTTCCCGGTCATGATCAACCAATACCTGGATAACGTAGAAAAAGATCTCGATCTCGAAAAAATGATATCTGACAAAATAAGCAGCATATCCTCCGAACAACTGCAGGCCATCAGTCAGCAGTTCCTTCACCGCGAAATGCGCATGTTTAAGCTCCTGGGGGCCTTTACAGGACTTGTTAGTGGCATTGTGGCTGTTGCTGCCATGTGTTGCCGCTAA
- a CDS encoding GNAT family N-acetyltransferase, with translation MRTVKTALTDEAILACRDVILTLRPHVDPEQLLTQIREMQQEGYRLLYLTADEDPDRVVAFAGYRHKHNLHSGRFIYIDDLATLSEYRAKGYASLLLYHIREIAREEGFSIVQLDSGHGLWPAHRLYHEQGFYISAHHFTQKVS, from the coding sequence ATGCGAACAGTTAAGACAGCGTTGACAGACGAAGCGATACTGGCCTGCAGGGATGTGATCCTGACATTGCGGCCACATGTGGATCCGGAACAACTATTGACACAGATCAGGGAGATGCAGCAGGAAGGATACCGGCTGCTGTATCTGACTGCAGATGAAGATCCGGACCGGGTAGTGGCTTTTGCGGGTTACCGGCACAAACATAATCTTCATAGCGGCAGGTTTATCTATATCGATGATCTGGCCACTTTGTCCGAATATCGTGCGAAGGGTTACGCCAGCCTGTTGTTGTATCATATCCGGGAGATAGCGCGGGAGGAAGGTTTTTCCATTGTCCAGCTGGACTCTGGCCATGGTCTGTGGCCGGCCCACCGGTTGTATCATGAACAGGGCTTTTATATTTCAGCGCATCATTTTACGCAGAAGGTATCATAA
- a CDS encoding carboxymuconolactone decarboxylase family protein, protein MKHVQPAAFNAMMAMEKYVVSTDIDPLHKELIRVRASQLNGCAYCLDLHAQDARKLGETEQRLYLLSTWRESPQFTDAERIILAMTEEVTLIHQGGLTDLTYEKAVAHFGLEVTAQLIMNIITINAWNRIGISSRRIPGEHHQIHKTDANS, encoded by the coding sequence ATGAAACATGTGCAGCCGGCGGCTTTCAATGCTATGATGGCCATGGAAAAATATGTTGTTTCCACAGATATAGACCCGCTGCATAAAGAGCTGATCAGGGTACGGGCCTCGCAGCTCAACGGCTGCGCCTATTGCCTCGACCTCCATGCACAGGACGCCCGCAAGCTGGGTGAAACAGAACAGCGGCTTTATCTGCTGAGTACCTGGCGGGAATCGCCACAGTTTACGGATGCAGAAAGAATCATCCTGGCCATGACCGAAGAGGTGACACTGATTCACCAGGGAGGACTTACAGACCTGACTTATGAAAAGGCAGTAGCACATTTCGGACTGGAAGTCACCGCCCAGCTTATTATGAACATTATCACCATTAATGCCTGGAACCGCATCGGCATTTCTTCCCGACGGATACCTGGTGAACACCATCAAATACACAAAACAGATGCGAACAGTTAA
- a CDS encoding PLP-dependent aminotransferase family protein: MLPFKTLIVIDRNSRQPLYLQIANRFVGLIREGVLKPGLLLPSSRVLALQLELHRKTIVAAYEELVSQDWVTTIPRKGIMVASNLPVIRPRSFQTPSSPYGQGPAFSFGTIPTVALSRHETAPPGQLIINDGFPDVREAPLEAWVKESRAIIQSPRYHQLLTYGTPAGSNALRRQLIGYLTNTRGLSITPDNLMVTRGAQMAIYLAAAMLIKKGDYVIVGSPNYFFADLCFEQLGARLLRVPVDEDGIDVEAIEQLCRKHKVRMLYVVPHHHHPTTVTLSAERRMKLLHIIRSYRLAVLEDDYDFDFHYSSAPILPLASGDHGGNVIYVGSFTKSLGLSVRIGFMVAPAAFLAETARLRQLMDLRGDNLSEETLAALLADGTIERHLKKSGRLYHERRDQLSRLLITKLGNRVQFTEPAGGMAIWVTFDPRFPLPVISEKAAAMGLRITGGEHYFYGTTPANALRFGFASLNYKELNKAVGILEKITASFAGNRENIKFDTKKDQWKN; this comes from the coding sequence ATGTTACCTTTTAAAACGCTGATTGTCATAGACCGTAATTCCCGTCAGCCGCTATACCTGCAGATCGCTAACCGGTTTGTGGGGCTGATACGGGAAGGGGTGCTGAAACCGGGACTACTGCTGCCTTCCAGTCGCGTACTGGCGTTACAGTTAGAACTGCATCGAAAAACGATCGTTGCTGCCTATGAAGAACTGGTAAGCCAGGACTGGGTTACCACCATTCCCCGCAAAGGCATTATGGTGGCTAGCAACCTGCCCGTGATCCGGCCACGTTCCTTTCAGACACCTTCCTCTCCATATGGGCAAGGGCCCGCATTCTCCTTTGGCACCATACCAACGGTTGCTCTTTCACGGCATGAAACGGCCCCGCCGGGGCAGCTGATCATCAACGATGGTTTTCCGGATGTGCGGGAAGCCCCGCTGGAAGCCTGGGTAAAGGAAAGCCGTGCTATTATTCAGAGTCCACGTTATCATCAGCTGCTGACTTATGGTACACCTGCCGGCAGCAATGCCCTGCGACGTCAGTTGATCGGTTATCTTACGAATACAAGAGGACTTTCCATCACACCAGACAACCTGATGGTGACACGGGGCGCGCAGATGGCGATCTACCTCGCCGCTGCGATGCTGATCAAAAAAGGAGATTACGTCATTGTGGGAAGCCCCAATTATTTCTTCGCGGACCTTTGTTTTGAACAGCTGGGAGCCCGGCTGCTGCGGGTGCCGGTAGATGAAGATGGTATTGATGTGGAAGCCATAGAACAACTTTGCCGCAAACACAAGGTGCGTATGCTTTACGTGGTGCCACACCATCATCATCCTACTACGGTTACGCTGAGTGCGGAACGCAGAATGAAGCTGCTGCATATCATCCGTTCCTATCGCCTGGCCGTGCTGGAAGACGATTACGATTTTGATTTTCACTACAGCTCTGCGCCTATCTTACCATTGGCGAGCGGTGATCACGGAGGTAATGTGATTTACGTAGGTTCTTTTACCAAGTCGCTGGGATTATCGGTCCGTATTGGTTTTATGGTGGCGCCGGCGGCTTTTCTGGCTGAAACAGCCAGGCTAAGGCAGCTCATGGACCTAAGAGGAGACAACCTCTCGGAGGAAACACTGGCCGCGCTGCTGGCCGATGGCACTATTGAAAGGCATCTGAAAAAATCCGGCAGACTGTATCATGAAAGGCGTGATCAGCTCTCGCGTCTCCTGATAACGAAACTGGGCAACAGGGTACAGTTTACTGAGCCTGCAGGTGGGATGGCCATCTGGGTAACATTTGACCCGCGCTTTCCTTTGCCCGTCATATCCGAAAAAGCAGCTGCGATGGGCCTGCGCATCACCGGCGGAGAACATTACTTTTACGGCACTACGCCAGCCAATGCGTTACGGTTTGGGTTTGCGTCGCTCAATTACAAAGAGCTTAACAAAGCTGTGGGCATCCTGGAGAAGATCACAGCATCCTTTGCAGGAAACCGTGAAAACATTAAGTTTGATACAAAAAAAGACCAATGGAAGAATTAA
- a CDS encoding lipase family protein, with product MMSRILLFGFLFLFFGRNALTAQHLSPYFDAHEYSDMLKLSARQRDTPWTHLKGPVPEGYELAYRSEEVGLLNRWDFWINRSQGVGVISIRGTNGTASSWMENFYAGMVSAKGTLQLNDSTTFTYKLAEDNKAYVHAGWLLGLASMAPDIIDKINHYYYQEGIHEFIIFGHSQGGAIAFLLRSYLHYYEGMPNNIVFKTYCSAAPKPGNLYYSYDFDYITRNGWALRVVNAADWVPEVPYSIQTPRDFNTVNPFANIKKVFRKQKFPASTALRYAYGRLDRPARRASRRFQRMLGKMTYTRVKKTLPGYKRPVFVNSHNYMPAGTPVILYPVKGYDEQFHFDGKNIFLHHSLDSYRWLLEHIYLTGNL from the coding sequence ATGATGTCCCGCATTTTACTGTTTGGTTTTCTATTTTTATTTTTTGGAAGAAATGCGCTGACAGCCCAACATCTCAGCCCTTATTTTGATGCGCATGAATATAGTGATATGCTGAAGTTGAGTGCCCGCCAGCGGGATACCCCATGGACCCATTTAAAAGGCCCCGTACCCGAAGGATATGAGCTGGCCTATCGTTCTGAAGAAGTGGGGCTGCTCAACCGATGGGACTTCTGGATCAACCGCTCCCAGGGTGTAGGCGTAATTTCCATCAGAGGCACCAACGGTACCGCCTCATCGTGGATGGAAAATTTCTACGCCGGTATGGTTAGTGCAAAAGGTACGCTGCAACTCAACGACAGCACCACTTTCACCTATAAACTGGCAGAAGATAACAAAGCCTACGTACATGCAGGCTGGTTACTGGGCCTTGCTTCCATGGCCCCCGACATCATCGATAAAATAAATCACTACTACTATCAGGAAGGCATACACGAATTTATTATTTTCGGACATAGCCAAGGCGGAGCGATCGCTTTCCTGCTACGTTCCTACCTCCATTATTACGAAGGGATGCCGAATAACATCGTCTTCAAAACCTATTGCAGTGCCGCTCCCAAACCGGGTAATCTGTACTATTCCTATGACTTCGATTATATTACCCGCAACGGCTGGGCGCTTCGCGTAGTCAATGCCGCCGACTGGGTACCGGAAGTTCCCTATTCTATCCAGACACCACGCGACTTTAACACCGTCAATCCGTTTGCCAATATCAAAAAAGTATTTAGAAAGCAGAAATTCCCTGCCAGCACAGCGCTGCGGTATGCGTATGGCCGCCTCGACAGGCCCGCCAGGAGAGCGAGCCGCCGCTTCCAGCGGATGTTAGGGAAGATGACATATACCCGCGTAAAAAAAACACTGCCGGGATATAAAAGGCCTGTTTTTGTCAACAGTCACAATTATATGCCGGCAGGAACGCCTGTGATATTATATCCTGTAAAAGGCTATGATGAACAGTTTCATTTTGATGGTAAAAATATTTTCCTGCATCACTCCCTCGATTCCTATCGCTGGCTGCTTGAACATATTTACCTGACAGGCAACCTTTAA
- the aspA gene encoding aspartate ammonia-lyase has product MVMSKRIEHDFLGEKEIPQDVYYGIQTLRALENFHITGIPLKVEPIFVKSLGYVKKAAAMANRDLGVLDKDIAAYIIKACDRVINGEFDNQFLSDLIQGGAGTSVNMNANEVIANVALEMMGKRKGEYEFCHPNNHVNCSQSTNDAYPTAFRIALILKLTDYKEELGKLADAFDVKGHEFQDVLKMGRTQLQDAVPMSLGDEFHAFCINLKEELSRVEDSKRLIAEINMGATAIGTRVNAPDGYAELVTQYLCEVTGLDLKLAENLIEATNDTGAYVQLSGVLKRTAVKVSKICNDLRLLSSGPRAGLNEINLPPMQPGSSIMPGKVNPVIPEVVNQTAYYVIGADLTVTMAAEAGQLQLNVMEPVISFALFTSITYMGNACRTLREKCVLGITANAEHTKQMVMNSIGIVTQLNPILGYEKSASIAREALETGKSVHDITVREKQLISQEKWDEIFTFNNMIRPQFIK; this is encoded by the coding sequence ATTGTTATGTCAAAGAGAATCGAACACGATTTCCTGGGTGAGAAGGAGATTCCACAGGATGTTTATTACGGTATTCAGACCCTGCGTGCACTGGAAAACTTTCATATTACCGGTATTCCGTTGAAAGTGGAACCCATCTTCGTTAAGAGCCTGGGATATGTGAAAAAGGCGGCAGCTATGGCCAATCGTGATCTGGGCGTGTTAGACAAAGACATCGCAGCATACATCATCAAAGCCTGCGATCGTGTGATCAACGGAGAATTTGACAATCAGTTTCTCAGCGACCTGATACAGGGAGGTGCGGGCACTTCCGTTAACATGAATGCCAATGAAGTGATTGCCAATGTGGCGCTGGAGATGATGGGCAAACGGAAAGGGGAGTATGAATTCTGTCATCCCAACAACCATGTGAACTGTTCACAGTCTACCAACGACGCTTATCCTACTGCTTTTCGTATAGCCCTTATTCTGAAGCTGACCGATTACAAAGAAGAGCTGGGCAAACTTGCAGATGCTTTTGATGTGAAAGGACATGAATTCCAGGACGTGTTGAAAATGGGCCGCACACAGCTGCAGGATGCAGTGCCTATGAGCCTGGGCGATGAGTTCCATGCTTTTTGCATCAACCTGAAAGAAGAACTTTCCCGCGTAGAAGACAGCAAACGTCTGATCGCAGAGATCAATATGGGCGCTACTGCTATTGGTACCCGCGTGAATGCTCCTGATGGTTATGCAGAGCTGGTGACCCAATACCTCTGCGAAGTGACCGGCCTGGACCTTAAGCTGGCAGAGAATCTGATCGAAGCTACCAATGATACCGGCGCTTATGTACAACTGTCCGGTGTTTTAAAACGTACAGCCGTAAAGGTATCCAAGATATGCAATGACCTGCGTCTGTTGTCTTCCGGACCACGGGCAGGGCTGAACGAAATTAACCTGCCGCCCATGCAGCCTGGATCTTCCATTATGCCCGGCAAGGTAAACCCGGTAATTCCGGAAGTAGTGAACCAGACCGCCTACTATGTAATTGGTGCCGACCTGACTGTGACTATGGCCGCGGAAGCAGGTCAACTGCAGCTCAATGTAATGGAACCGGTTATATCTTTCGCCCTGTTTACTTCCATCACTTATATGGGCAATGCTTGCCGTACCCTGAGAGAGAAATGTGTGCTGGGTATCACTGCCAATGCAGAACATACCAAACAGATGGTGATGAACAGCATCGGTATCGTAACACAGCTGAATCCTATCCTGGGTTATGAAAAATCTGCCAGCATTGCGCGTGAAGCACTCGAAACCGGGAAGTCTGTACATGACATCACAGTGAGGGAAAAACAACTGATCTCGCAGGAAAAATGGGATGAGATCTTTACGTTTAACAACATGATTCGTCCTCAGTTTATAAAATAA